The Flavobacterium sp. 102 genomic interval AAAAGACGTTACGCCGAAATTACGCCTGAAATTCAGGAGCGTATTGATTTCGAATTATTAACGATTGAAAATTCCGGATATCCGGGCTATTTCTTAATAGTGCAGGATTTCATTGCCGAAGCTCGAAAAATGGGCGTTTCTGTTGGTCCCGGACGTGGTTCAGCAGCCGGTTCTGTAGTGGCGTATTGTCTCGGGATTACCAATATTGATCCGTTGTTGTACAATTTGCTTTTTGAGCGTTTCCTTAATCCGGACAGGGTTTCACTTCCCGATATCGATATTGATTTTGATGACGAAGGCAGAAGTCGTGTTATGGACTATGTAATCAATAAATACGGTTCCAAACAAGTAGCACAGATTATTACTTATGGAACGATGGCCACAAAATCGAGTATCCGTGATACCGCAAGGGTTATGGATTTACCGCTTTTTGAAGCCGATAAAGTAGCCAAATTGATTCCGGGAATGATGCCATCCAAATGGAATTTGGCCCGACTTTTATCTGAAGATGAAGCCGCCATTAAAAAAGTTTTACGTCCGGAAGAGTTTGATAAAGTAAGAGAGTTGATTTCCCTTTCTAAAGAAAATACACTTTGTTCTGAGACTATAAATCAGGCAAAATTTTTAGAAGGAAACCTTAGAAATACCGGAATTCATGCTTGTGGTGTGATTATTACGCCAAGTGATATTACCAATTTCGTTCCGGTGGCAACGGCCAAAGATTCCGATTTATATGTCACCCAATTTGATAACTCGGTGGTAGAAAGCGCGGGTTTATTAAAGATGGACTTCTTAGGGTTGAAAACCCTAACCTTGATAAAAGATACGGTTAAATTAGTAAAATACAGAACCGGAAAAGAGCTAAATCCGGATGAGTTTCCTATTGATGATGCTAAAACGTATGAGCTTTTTCAGCGCGGAGAAACAGTCGGGATTTTCCAGTATGAAAGTGCCGGAATGCAAAAATACATGAAGGAATTGAAGCCTACGGTTTTTGGAGATTTGATTGCGATGAATGCGTTATATCGACCGGGACCAATTGCTTACATTCCAAGTTTTATCAAACGAAAAAATGGGGAAGAACCGATAGAGTACGATTTAGAGGCTTGTGAAGAATTGCTTAGCGATACTTACGGAATTACGGTTTACCAAGAGCAAGTAATGCTTTTGTCTCAAAAACTAGCCGGTTTTTCCAAAGGTGACGCCGACGTGTTGCGTAAGGCGATGGGAAAAAAACAAAAAGATGTTTTGGATAAAATGAAGCCAAAATTCATCGCGCAAGCCGAAGCCAATGGACATCCGGCCGAAAAATTAGAAAAAATCTGGAAAGACTGGGAAGCCTTTGCGGAGTACGCTTTCAATAAATCACACTCAACCTGTTATGCTTGGATTGCCTACCAAACAGCCTATTTAAAAGCCAATTATCCAGCGGAATATATGGCGGCGGTACTTTCTAATAATATGAATGATATCAAGCAGGTTTCGTTCTTTATGGAAGAATGTAAACGCATGGGATTGCAAGTGCTTGGTCCGGATGTGAATGAGAGTTTCTATAAATTTACGGTTAATGAAAGCTATGCTGTTCGTTTCGGAATGGGTGCTGTAAAAGGTGTTGGTGCCAATGCTGTAGATACCATTGTTCAAAACAGAAAAGAAGAAAAGTACAAATCGATATTTGATTTGGCCAAAAAAATAGATTTGCGTGCCGCGAATAAAAAAGCATTTGAAAGTCTGGCTTTAGCCGGTGGATTTGATTGTTTTGAAAATACCCATCGTGCACAATATTTCCACATTGAAGGCGAAGGAATTACTTTTTTGGAAAAAGCGGTTCGATATGGTTCCAAATTTCAGGAGAATGAAAATTCCTCGCAAGTAAGTTTGTTTGGAGAAGCAAGCGAAGTTCAAATCGCGGAACCCATAGTGCCACCATGCGATGAATGGAGCACGATGGAGAAGTTGGCCAAAGAAAAAGAAGTGGTTGGTATATACATTTCCGGACATCCTTTGGACGACTTTAAATTTGAAATGAAATATTTCTGCAATAGTAAATTAGAGCATTTAAAAAACCTCAATAACTACATCGGCAAGAATTTAACTTTTGCCGGAATTGTAACCAATGTGCAATACAAAACCGCCAAAAACGGAAAAGATTGGGCGATGTTTACGCTTGAAGGTTACGATGAAAGCCACGATTTCCGAATCTTCGATGAAGAGTATTTGAAGTTCCGACATTTCTTGGTCAACAATCAATTTGTCTATTTTAAAGTCGGTGTAAAAGACGGTTGGGTGAACAGAGAAACCGGAAACAAATCGGAACCAAGATTACAGTTTTTGGATGTTAAACAGTTGCAGGATGTTTTGTCTCAGTACGCCAAAAAGTTAAGTATTCAGATGGACATCAACGATTTGCAACAGAGTTTGATTCAAAAATTGAATGAAATTTTCAGAAGCAATGAAGGTGATAAATCAGTAAATTTTGAAGTGATAGAAACGGAGATTGTGGCCAAACCAGTCGAGATTGTAAAGTCGACAGCACCGATTTTAATGGCGGATACTGACAGTGAAATTGACATCGAAAACCTAGATAGCAATGAAATTGTTGAAGAAGAAATGGTGCAAACCGCACCAGTCATCACTGAGGAAATAAGAAGAATAACCACTTTAGAAATGCCAAGCAGAAGATTGAAAATCAAAATATCCAATGAGTTATTACTGGAATTGGAAAAAATGAACGTAAAATTCAGTTTGAATTAGGTATCAGTTCTGATAATGATTTGATAGCCAAAACTGATTTTTTTAGTGTAGAAAACCAAAATAAAATGTCTAATTTTGTGCTCAAATAAATAAAGTAATTTAAAAATATAAAATATGGCTTTAGCAATTACAGATGCTACTTTTGACGAAGTAGTATTAAAATCAGATAAACCGGTAGTAGTAGATTTTTGGGCAGCTTGGTGTGGTCCATGTCGCATGGTTGGTCCGGTTATCGACGAAATATCTTCAGAATACGAAGGGAAAGCAGTCGTTGGAAAAGTTGACGTTGATGCAAACCAAGAGTTCGCTGCCAAATATGGCGTTCGTAACATTCCAACAGTATTGGTTTTCCAAAACGGAGAAGTAGTAGGACGTCAAGTAGGCGTTGCTCCTAAAAAGACTTATACTGATGCTATCGATGCATTGTTGTAATATACAATGAAAAAGAAATCAAGGTCTAACGAGAGTTAGGCCTTTTTTTATAATTAGTAGCAAACGATAGCTTTTTTTAGGAAACATAGACCCGCTGTCCGCGCTACACGGTAGCCAGCTTCCATCGGGGCTAGCGTTCACATTTTACCATTTACAGGATAACTTTTTTAAACTTTTCAGTTCTTTCAATTTTCGCTATATTTGACACGAGCCTTGCGAAAGCATGGCGAACTGACGAAGTAATTATGAAGATTGAAGAACAAAAAGAACTCGTTTCCGGATTTAAACATCTCGAATTACTGGCCAATCAAGTAGTGGAAGGATTTATTTCTGGCATGCACAAATCACCATTTCATGGTTTTTCGGCCGAATTTGCGGAGCATAAAGTCTATAATGCAGGCGAAAGTACTAAGCATATCGATTGGAAATTATTTGCCAAAACGGACCGATTGTACACCAAAAAATTTGAAGAAGAAACCAACCTTCGTTGTCATTTGATTATCGACAATTCGTCTTCAATGCATTATCCGAAGTTGAAAAGTGACGTACCATTTTACCACAATAAAATTGGTTTTTCAGTATTGGCTTCAGCCGTTTTAATGAATTTATTGAAGAAACAACGCGATGCCGTTGGACTAAGTGTCTATTCGGATGCCTATGAATATTACGCGCCCGAAAAAGGTAGTGATCGTCATCATCGTATGATTTTAAATACTTTGGAGAATCTTTTAGAGAAACCAAAGGAATCTAAAAACACCGATACCGTTACCTTTTTACATCAAATAGCCGAAAAGATTCACCGTCGTTCGATGATAATCTTGTTTACCGATATGTTTCAAACGGGTAATAATGAAGCGCTTTTTAATGCGTTACAACATTTGAAACACAACAAACATAAAGTGGTTGTCTTTCACGTAATTGATAAAAAAACGGAAATCAACTTCAATTTCGACAATGCGCCGAGGAAATTCATCGATTTAGAAACCGGTGAAGCCATTAATATTTTTGCCGATACGGTAAAAGAAGCCTACGAAGAAAAGGTTAATGACTATTTCAAATCTTTAGCGATGACTTGTGCGCAAAACAAAATTAAGTATGTTCCGGTCGCTGTAGAGGAAAGTTTTGAAAAAATTTTAACGACATACTTGGTTGAAAAACAAATGTTTGGTTAGAATTAAGAAATAGAGTTTGTTTTTTTTGATAAAAAAAGTTGCAGGAATCAAAATCAGTTGTATATTTGCAACCGCAATTAAGCGATGGTTTGGTAGTTCAGTTGGTTAGAATACATGCCTGTCACGCATGGGGTCGCGGGTTCGAGTCCCGTCCAGACCGCTAAAATTGGGAAAGGTTTTCAGAGATGAAAACCTTTTTTGCCCAAAATAGGTTTTTGAAAAATCTGTTTAGGTTCCAATAAAGTATCTAAGATTAGTTGTGTTGTTTCGCTACGACTTTGTAACTCGTAGCAGGTTTAGTAGTTAGACCAATGAAAAGCTTTCCACTTTATTGTGGATGGCTTTTTTGCTTTATAGCATTCTCCATTTAAATATAACTACAATTCTATTCTATTTATTAATAAAATTAGGTACGCCTATAGGTACGCCATTAAATTATTTTAGGTACGCCAATTAAATCCCATAAACACTATGATTAACAACAATTTAAAAATCTTGTTTTTATTGGATAAAGTTAAAACCAATAAACAAGGAAATGCACCTATTAGATGTAGGTTGACATTTAATAAAAAGAGGAAAATATTTTCCACTGGATTATTTATTAATCCGAGATACTGGTATAGTGAATCACAGATTGCTAAACCACCTAATGATGATAATATTTACATCAACACGCAACTAAGCCTGATTAAACAAAAAGTTAATCAGGCTTTTTTATTTCTACAAGTTAACAATGCAGACTTTACTTTAGATGATTTATTTAGTCAATACAAAGGGGTTCCGACTCAAAAAGAAATGGCATTAGTTGAAGTATACAATCTATATCTTCAAAGAATAAAAAGACTAATTGATAAAGAAATTAAACTTGTGACATACAAAAAGTATGAGGAATCCTTAACTCATTTAAAAGATTTCATAAGATGGAAGTTCAAGGCCTCAGATATCAAAATAAGCGCTCTTAAATCAAGCTTTATAACTGAATATGAATATTTCCTCAAAGTTGAGAAAAACCTTCAGATAAGCACTTTAAATAAGGCTATACAGAGGTTTAGAAAGGTTTTATTCTATGCTATTAGCCAAAATCATTTAGACAAAGATCCTTTCATGTTTTATAAAGCAAAAAGATTGAAAAAAGAAGTTGTTTATCTTGACAATGTCGAATTGGAAAAGCTTGAGAACCATTTATTTGAAATTAAAAGAGTAAAACAAATAAAAGACTTATTTATTTTTTGCTGTTACACTGGACTTGGATTTACTGAAATGAGAAATTTAAAGACAAGTGATATAGTTGAAGGCTTTGACTCTGAGTTATGGATTGATATCAAAAGAAATAAAACTCAAAGAAGCTACAGAGTTCCTTTACTTAAAAAAGCCAAAAGTATCATAGATATTTATCAATCAGATTCAAATGAGTTTGTGTTTCCTAGAATGTCAAACCCTAAGTTTAACGCATATCTTAAAGAAATTGCAAACATCGTTGGGATTGAAAAGAATCTAACTCATCATATTGCAAGAAAAACATTCGCATCAACAGTTTTGCTCTTTAACGATGTTCCAATGGAAATTGTTTCAGAATTATTAGGGCATTCAAAAATGAGTACAACTCAAGAATATTATGCCAAGGTTGTAAATAAAAAAGTGAGCCAAGAAATGATAAGGTTGGCATCTAAAATAAATAAGTAAAATTACTTTTTTGAAATAAACCACCTATTTGTAGTCTAATTACCTTAAAATTGACAATAAAAATCCCCATTAATGGGGATTGACTTTGTCAAAAAAAATAGAAACCTTCGTTTCTAAAATTTTAACAAAATGTACACTTTTAGTGTACCTAAATTTAATATCGCTTCTTTACTTTAGTACAAACTCAAATGTAAATTCATCTTTTGATTATGAAAGAACCAATTCAATTATTCAAAAAACTGATTCTCTATACAACTGTATTGTATAGTTATCAATCAATCCAAGCCCAAGATATTCTATGGGAAAAGAGTTATGGTGGCAAGCATGCCGACTATTTATTTGATGTCATTCCAACACCTGATTATGGATTTCTGTTAGCAGGAAGTTCCGTTTCTAAAAAGACAGGAAACAAAACAGAAGAAAATCGTGGTGATTTAGACTATTGGGTTTGGAAAATGGATGAAAACGGAGAATTAGATTGGCAAAAAAGTTTTGGAGGTTCTGGACAAGATTGTTTAAAAAGTGTTTTACTAACAAGTGATGGCGGTTATCTATTAGCGGGCTCAAGCGATTCAGATAAAGGGGATGATAAAAAAGCACAAAAAATTGGTAGTATTGATTACTGGATAATTAAATTAAATGCAAAAGGCGGTGAAGAATGGCAAAAAACACTTGGTGGTCTTGGGCAAGATGAGATTAGCTGTATTGCTAAGACAAAAGATGGGGGTTATATAATAGGTGGTTCGAGTAGTTCCGATGCTTTATCACAAACGATTATTCCATCTGCGGAAGTTGAACAAGATATTAAGCAAGAAAAAAACACAAGTATACTTAAAAATACACCACATTTTGGCGGTAAGGACTATTGGGTGATAAAGCTTGATATTATGGGAGAATTGGTATGGCAAAAGAGCTTTGGTGGAAGATTGAATGATGAATTGCGGAGCATTACTATTACCGATGATGGTGGATTTTTGTTGGGTGGAAGTTCAAATTCACCCGTTGACACAAATGGTGTAACTTATGGAAATAAGCTTCAACACTGTAATGGATTTGCAGATTATTGGATTATTATGATAGATAAGGATGGTAATGAAAAGTGGCAAAAAGTGATTGGAGGTAGTGGTGACGACCAATTGCAAGTGGTAACACAAACTAAAGATGGTAATTTTATAGTAGCGGGTTACACCAACTCCAATAGTGGTGATGATAAAAAAGGAAGTAATGAGGACGGTACAGATTTTTGGATTCTCAAACTAGATAAAATGCAAACAATCTTGTGGCAAGAAACTTATAATGTTAGTAAGGTAGATGTTCTTACTTCATTGTTAGAAAATGATGATAGAAGTTTGCTTATTGGAGGATATACTCAAGGAGAATCACAAAAAGAAACAGGAGCAAAAAAATCAGCAACTGCCCGTAAAAACACAAAAAAAAGAAAAGATGTTGAATCAAGTCTAGCAATAAAAAGAGGAACTGGTGACTATGTGGCGATAAAACTTAATGAAAATGGTGAAGAATTGTGGCGTAGAGAGGTTGGTAGTGATGGACAGGAAATTTTGAGTAAAGTAATTGAGATTCGTGATGGATCATATTTAATGGCAGGAACTAGCGCAACTCC includes:
- the dnaE gene encoding DNA polymerase III subunit alpha is translated as MYLIFDTETTGLPKRWGAPISDTDNWPRCIQIAWQLHDAMGNLIEHQDYLVKPEGFNIPYDAERIHGISTELAQEQGIPLAVVLEKFNIALAKAKFIVGQNVGFDVNIMGCEFYRLGVNSPMASMPVLDTCTEVTASLLKLPGGRGGKFKLPTLTELHSYLFNVPFAEAHNATADVEATTRCFLELIRREIFTKEELDVPTDYFREFGENNPKEIQLIGLRHINLKQASEEIRKQFQKQEEVVVPTNDKKQIHEALADVDFVHLHNHTQFSVLQSTISVKDLVAAAVQNKMPAVAMTDHANLMGAFHFVRDILYHNKSAQAKNKQAEENGETPTETIVKPIVGCEFYVCDDLKDKSRKDNGYQIVFLAKTKKGYHNLAKLSSIAYTEGFYYVPRIDRKTIQQYKEDIIVLSGNLYGEIPSKVLNIGENQAEEALIWWKQEFGDDFYIELMRHNQEDENRVNVSLIALAKKHQVKTVATNNVFYINKEDANAHDILLCVRDGEKQSTPIGRGRGYRYGLNNKEYYFKSGDEMKKLFHDLPESIASTAEIVNKIEIYDLSREVLLPKFDIPSAFLVAEDEADKGKRGENKYLHHLTYEGAKRRYAEITPEIQERIDFELLTIENSGYPGYFLIVQDFIAEARKMGVSVGPGRGSAAGSVVAYCLGITNIDPLLYNLLFERFLNPDRVSLPDIDIDFDDEGRSRVMDYVINKYGSKQVAQIITYGTMATKSSIRDTARVMDLPLFEADKVAKLIPGMMPSKWNLARLLSEDEAAIKKVLRPEEFDKVRELISLSKENTLCSETINQAKFLEGNLRNTGIHACGVIITPSDITNFVPVATAKDSDLYVTQFDNSVVESAGLLKMDFLGLKTLTLIKDTVKLVKYRTGKELNPDEFPIDDAKTYELFQRGETVGIFQYESAGMQKYMKELKPTVFGDLIAMNALYRPGPIAYIPSFIKRKNGEEPIEYDLEACEELLSDTYGITVYQEQVMLLSQKLAGFSKGDADVLRKAMGKKQKDVLDKMKPKFIAQAEANGHPAEKLEKIWKDWEAFAEYAFNKSHSTCYAWIAYQTAYLKANYPAEYMAAVLSNNMNDIKQVSFFMEECKRMGLQVLGPDVNESFYKFTVNESYAVRFGMGAVKGVGANAVDTIVQNRKEEKYKSIFDLAKKIDLRAANKKAFESLALAGGFDCFENTHRAQYFHIEGEGITFLEKAVRYGSKFQENENSSQVSLFGEASEVQIAEPIVPPCDEWSTMEKLAKEKEVVGIYISGHPLDDFKFEMKYFCNSKLEHLKNLNNYIGKNLTFAGIVTNVQYKTAKNGKDWAMFTLEGYDESHDFRIFDEEYLKFRHFLVNNQFVYFKVGVKDGWVNRETGNKSEPRLQFLDVKQLQDVLSQYAKKLSIQMDINDLQQSLIQKLNEIFRSNEGDKSVNFEVIETEIVAKPVEIVKSTAPILMADTDSEIDIENLDSNEIVEEEMVQTAPVITEEIRRITTLEMPSRRLKIKISNELLLELEKMNVKFSLN
- the trxA gene encoding thioredoxin is translated as MALAITDATFDEVVLKSDKPVVVDFWAAWCGPCRMVGPVIDEISSEYEGKAVVGKVDVDANQEFAAKYGVRNIPTVLVFQNGEVVGRQVGVAPKKTYTDAIDALL
- a CDS encoding DUF58 domain-containing protein yields the protein MKIEEQKELVSGFKHLELLANQVVEGFISGMHKSPFHGFSAEFAEHKVYNAGESTKHIDWKLFAKTDRLYTKKFEEETNLRCHLIIDNSSSMHYPKLKSDVPFYHNKIGFSVLASAVLMNLLKKQRDAVGLSVYSDAYEYYAPEKGSDRHHRMILNTLENLLEKPKESKNTDTVTFLHQIAEKIHRRSMIILFTDMFQTGNNEALFNALQHLKHNKHKVVVFHVIDKKTEINFNFDNAPRKFIDLETGEAINIFADTVKEAYEEKVNDYFKSLAMTCAQNKIKYVPVAVEESFEKILTTYLVEKQMFG
- a CDS encoding site-specific integrase yields the protein MINNNLKILFLLDKVKTNKQGNAPIRCRLTFNKKRKIFSTGLFINPRYWYSESQIAKPPNDDNIYINTQLSLIKQKVNQAFLFLQVNNADFTLDDLFSQYKGVPTQKEMALVEVYNLYLQRIKRLIDKEIKLVTYKKYEESLTHLKDFIRWKFKASDIKISALKSSFITEYEYFLKVEKNLQISTLNKAIQRFRKVLFYAISQNHLDKDPFMFYKAKRLKKEVVYLDNVELEKLENHLFEIKRVKQIKDLFIFCCYTGLGFTEMRNLKTSDIVEGFDSELWIDIKRNKTQRSYRVPLLKKAKSIIDIYQSDSNEFVFPRMSNPKFNAYLKEIANIVGIEKNLTHHIARKTFASTVLLFNDVPMEIVSELLGHSKMSTTQEYYAKVVNKKVSQEMIRLASKINK
- a CDS encoding T9SS type A sorting domain-containing protein, which translates into the protein MKEPIQLFKKLILYTTVLYSYQSIQAQDILWEKSYGGKHADYLFDVIPTPDYGFLLAGSSVSKKTGNKTEENRGDLDYWVWKMDENGELDWQKSFGGSGQDCLKSVLLTSDGGYLLAGSSDSDKGDDKKAQKIGSIDYWIIKLNAKGGEEWQKTLGGLGQDEISCIAKTKDGGYIIGGSSSSDALSQTIIPSAEVEQDIKQEKNTSILKNTPHFGGKDYWVIKLDIMGELVWQKSFGGRLNDELRSITITDDGGFLLGGSSNSPVDTNGVTYGNKLQHCNGFADYWIIMIDKDGNEKWQKVIGGSGDDQLQVVTQTKDGNFIVAGYTNSNSGDDKKGSNEDGTDFWILKLDKMQTILWQETYNVSKVDVLTSLLENDDRSLLIGGYTQGESQKETGAKKSATARKNTKKRKDVESSLAIKRGTGDYVAIKLNENGEELWRREVGSDGQEILSKVIEIRDGSYLMAGTSATPPDAKATGNKSSGIGSQDFWVVKLKDKQKPKEVKQLIEAFPNPTMQYTNVIVNHEFKTGTATVYDIMGRQLQNFVIKDRMVAIDLGNSPEGIYIVEIATNVQKNSVKIVKRN